The sequence GGCTCATCACCGCGCGGCGCTGATCGTCCGTCATGCGCGACCATTGGCTGATCTCGTCGAGGCTGCGGCCACAACCCTCGCAGAGCTCCGAATCGGGATCGAGCACGCAGACGCTGATGCAGGGCGAGATCATGTCGCCGCGACGATCGCCATCAGATAGGTGACGAGCGCGATCTGCTGGGCAGCGCCCAGCGTGTCGCCGGTCTGCCCGGCAATCTGCGAGGCGCAGAGAAGCTGGAAGGCATAGGTTGCCGCGCCGGCGACGAGGAGGGCGACGACGGCCGGGAGGATTCCGGTTCCGATCGCGCCACAGATCAGCGCCGCCACCACGGCGATGCCGATGGCGGTCAGGCTGGTGTCACGGGAAGGCCGTCCGGTGGCGCTGGCGAGGCCTTCGAAGCGCGCCGGCGGCAGGGCCGCCCAGAGCTGGACGATCGCTGCGCGGCTGACGATTTCCGCGCCGATCAGCGCGGTGGCGACCGGCCAGGCGCCGTAGGGCAGCAGGTTGGCGATCAGCGTCGTGCGGAGCAGCAGCGACAGGATCAGCGCTACCGCGCCAAACGTGCCGATCCGGCTGTCGCGCATGATCTCCAGCTTGCGCGTCGCGGTCGTGCCACCGCCGAAACCATCGGCAGTGTCGGCAAGACCATCCTCATGCAAGGCGCCGGTGAGCGCGATCGTCGCTGCTAGCGAGAGGGCGGCGGAGGCCAGCAGGGGCAGGCCGAGCGCGTGGGCGAGCAGCAGGGCGATGGCGCCGACAAGACCGACCAGCAGCCCGACGCCCGGGAAGGCGCGGGCCGCGATCGTGAAATCGGGCCGCCGATCCGCGGCCACGCCCATCCAGGCGGCCGGCAGCCGCGTCAGGAAGGCTGTCGCCACCGCGAGTTCCGACAGGGAGTTGCGAAAGACGGTCCGGTACTGGTCATCGGTCATGGCAATTGCCCCCGTCGGCGGATCGTCGCACCGACTCGGCGTCATCGACGCTTGCGGTACGCTGGAGGAGGGTTATAGATCGCCCGCCGCCGGCCGCAAAGTGTGCCGATCCATCCACCCCGCACCTAGCCGAGATACGCATGGCCCGCTCCGCTTCCGGACTTCCCTTCGACGACATTCGCGCGCTCTTCGACGAGATGCCGGGGCGCGACGAAGCGGCCGTGCTCGCCATCCGGGCGCGCGATGCGCAACTGACCAAGCCGGCCGGTTCGCTCGGCCGGCTGGAGGATCTCGCCGAATGGCTGGGCGGCTGGCAGGGCCGGGCGCGCCCCGCCGTCACCCGTCCGCTGGTCGCGATCTTCGCCGGCAATCACGGCGTCGCGGCGCAGGGCGTCTCCGCCTACCCGTCCAGCGTCACCCAGCAGATGGTCGAGAACTTCGCCGCCGGCGGCGCGGCGATCAACCAGATCTGTATCGTCTACGATCTCGGGCTGAAGGTGTTCGACCTCGCGCTCGACCTCCCGACCGGCGATATCACGGTGGAGCCCGCGCTGGACGAAGCCGGCTGCGCCGCCACCATGGCGTTCGGCATGGAGGCGACGGCGGGCGGCATCGACCTGCTGGCGATCGGCGAAATGGGCATCGGCAATACGACGATCGCCGGCGCCGTCGCAGCCGGCCTGTTCGGCGGCACAGGCCGCGACTGGGTCGGACCCGGCACCGGCGTCGACGCCGAAGGCGTAGCCCGCAAGGCAGCCGTCATTGATAGGGCGCTGGAGCTGCATTCCGCGCATTTGCGCGATCCGCTGG is a genomic window of Kaistia defluvii containing:
- a CDS encoding adenosylcobinamide-GDP ribazoletransferase, with amino-acid sequence MTDDQYRTVFRNSLSELAVATAFLTRLPAAWMGVAADRRPDFTIAARAFPGVGLLVGLVGAIALLLAHALGLPLLASAALSLAATIALTGALHEDGLADTADGFGGGTTATRKLEIMRDSRIGTFGAVALILSLLLRTTLIANLLPYGAWPVATALIGAEIVSRAAIVQLWAALPPARFEGLASATGRPSRDTSLTAIGIAVVAALICGAIGTGILPAVVALLVAGAATYAFQLLCASQIAGQTGDTLGAAQQIALVTYLMAIVAAT
- the cobT gene encoding nicotinate-nucleotide--dimethylbenzimidazole phosphoribosyltransferase; this translates as MARSASGLPFDDIRALFDEMPGRDEAAVLAIRARDAQLTKPAGSLGRLEDLAEWLGGWQGRARPAVTRPLVAIFAGNHGVAAQGVSAYPSSVTQQMVENFAAGGAAINQICIVYDLGLKVFDLALDLPTGDITVEPALDEAGCAATMAFGMEATAGGIDLLAIGEMGIGNTTIAGAVAAGLFGGTGRDWVGPGTGVDAEGVARKAAVIDRALELHSAHLRDPLEVLRRLGGRELAAMAGAILAARMSRIPVIIDGYVATAAAAVLYKINPSSLDHCQFGHVSAEPPHARLLAAMGKTALLDLGMRLGEGTGAAMAAGLVKAAAEIHTGMATFAQAGVSGKAD
- a CDS encoding DUF1289 domain-containing protein, producing the protein MISPCISVCVLDPDSELCEGCGRSLDEISQWSRMTDDQRRAVMSRLPERLESLARANV